In one Corallococcus sp. EGB genomic region, the following are encoded:
- a CDS encoding amino acid adenylation domain-containing protein — translation MSGLVQRFGNLSPEKREELMRRLKQEAAGASAPDAIPARDRSTPPPLSFAQQRLWFIDQLQPGLALYNLPIVLRANGPLNVDAFQRALQALVDRHEVLRTTFVQERGQPVQRIAPAQELRVSAVDLRALPGEERDAEALRLAKAEMLLPFNLELGPLLRATWIRLDANDHVLVLMLHHIVFDIWSMGVLVREVIALYDAFSHGRPAALPALKLQYADWATWQRGSAQQAVLEKQLAYWRERLEGLEMLDLPADRPRGGAGVRGGALPFRMPQGPWEGLKGLARKEGLTPFMVLLAALEVVLARESGQHDVAVGTPVAGRNRREVEGLIGFFVNTVVMRTDLSGNPTLRELLARVRETCVEAYARQDIPLEQIVAALQPGREAGQTPFYRVSFNFQNAPLAEVRIPGLALRPIMMESGLAKLDLSLQLTEGAEGLTGVWEYSTDLYEERTVRRWMESYERVVKALVEKPEQRVGEVEWMGLEERRRVVEEWNRTEKAYGGKEQCGHEVFEAVVDATPEAEAVRTGEGGVRYREVEERANQLAHQLRGLGVGPEVRVGLLVERSVEWVVGMMAVLKAGGAFVPVDVTLPALRVGELLEESGAAVVLTHEAIADELPTGSAVLVLLDGDRERIARQPKTRPVKRVGAESLAYVLYTSGSTGKPKGVMVRHGGLANMAHAVAEAHGVKPEDRVLQFASPGFDASVAEVFSTLAAGASVCVAPREALMPGGALEATVKELGATVATLTPSVLGQVEDGGLEGLRTLISAGEAVSPGLVRKWSEGRRMLNGYGPTEVTVCASVAASLKAERVTVGRPLGNVRLYVLDEAQRPVGVGVVGELYVGGAGLARGYLGQPGLTAERFVPDGFSGEAGSRLYRTGDLVRWGEEGEVEYVGRRDGQVKVRGMRLEVGEVEGVLGTHPGVKQVAVVARKEAGGTKLWAYVVGEVEAGALREWLRERVPEHMVPVVYGRLEALPLTASGKVDRAKLPALTAEATPRAQAFTAPRTPVEQLIADQWAELLKVERVGLTDNFFDLGGHSLIGTQVVSRLRELFGVELPLQQVFDAPTVELLAARVETLRARSEGASAMPPVVSVSRAGELPLSFAQQRLWFLDRLEPGSPLYNVPAAVRMSGALDVGGLERCFAEILRRHEVLRTTFPVSGQTPVQEIHAKGHLPLEVRDLTSLDESQRQPEVLRLAEAEARKPFNLSQGPLVRAVLLRLGETEHVLLLTMHHIISDAWSTGLLLRELGELYPAYLTGEQPSLPELTVQYADYAAWQRSWLNEEHLASELGWWKARLDGAPALLELPADHPRPAVKTYRGTHRVQRMPVELQAGVRRLARSEGATPFMVLLAAFNALLSHLAGREDIVIGTDVAGRDHREVEGLIGFFINQLVLRTRVERSASFRELLGRVRETTLSAYAHQHVPFEKLVEAINPERSLGHAPLFQVKLLLQNAPVPELRLPGLSLRGVDFETGTAKLDLIVSFTEGAEGLTGVWEYSTDLYEERTVRRWMEGYERVVKALVEKPEQRVGEVEWMGLEERRRVVEEWNRTEKAYGAKEQCGHEVFEAVVDATPEAEAVRTREGGVRYREVEERANQLAHQLRGLGVGPEVRVGLLVERSVEWVVGMMAVLKAGGAFVPVDVTLPALRVGELLEESGVAVVLTREALADELPTGNAVLAFVDSARVAKQPKTRLAKRVGAESLAYVLYTSGSTGKPKGVMVRHGGLANMAHAVAEAHGVKPEDRVLQFASPGFDASVAEVFSTLAAGASVCVAPREALMPGGALEATVKELGATVATLTPSVLGQVEDGGLEGLRTLISAGEAVSPGLVRKWSEGRRMLNGYGPTEVTVCASVAASLKAERVTVGRPLGNVRLYVLDEAQRPVGVGVVGELYVGGAGLARGYLGQPGLTAERFVPDGFSGEAGGRLYRTGDLVRWGEEGEVEYVGRRDGQVKVRGMRLEVGEVEGVLGTHPGVKQVAVVARKEAGGTKLWAYVVGEVEAGALREWLRERVPEHMVPVAYGRLEALPLTASGKVDRAKLPALTAEATPRAQAFTAPRTPVEQLIADQWAELLKVERVGLTDNFFDLGGHSLIATQVVTRIGALFGRELALADLFERPTVSALAELLQASGTNQGAKPLPPVERTPPTDTLPLSFSQEVYWSPEQGGAASVHNASPVVLGLGGMLDAAALKRGVEEIVRRHESLRTAFPTVDGKPRQHILPPGPVPFEVEALDALPAAEREAEALRRARVQMDRPFDLERGPLLRCHLYRLDAEQHVLLVNMHHAVTDFVSFSVFAGELAVLYAAFREGRESPLPELPIQYQDFTRWQRAWLRDGALEHLRTYWARTLSGPPEDVRLPLDFPRPEKASLRGASLDLVLPPELVARLKQLCRAEGVTLFMVLLSAFQVLLSRRANQEDIRVGFAHAQRPRPELEPLIGMFAGYLVIRARMEPGLAPREALARVRTAYLEAFAHQGLPHSELVKVLPGLCRIGFTFSDREGNAPQVPGLEVRPLMRSRGWTLYDLKLGVSDTPGGLIATLEYKVDLFRTDTIAELLHAWRQVLQSFCDAFPPSTSRNQP, via the coding sequence ATGAGCGGGCTGGTCCAGCGGTTTGGCAACCTCTCCCCGGAGAAGCGCGAAGAGCTGATGCGCCGGTTGAAGCAGGAGGCGGCGGGGGCATCCGCGCCCGACGCCATCCCCGCGCGCGACAGGTCCACGCCGCCGCCGCTGTCGTTCGCTCAGCAGCGGCTGTGGTTCATCGATCAGCTCCAGCCGGGCCTCGCGCTCTACAACCTGCCCATCGTCCTGCGCGCGAACGGGCCGCTGAACGTCGATGCCTTCCAGCGCGCCCTCCAGGCGCTGGTCGACCGCCACGAGGTGCTGCGCACGACGTTCGTGCAGGAGCGTGGACAGCCCGTGCAGCGCATCGCCCCGGCGCAGGAGTTGCGGGTGTCCGCGGTGGACCTGCGGGCCCTGCCCGGCGAGGAGCGGGACGCGGAGGCGTTGCGGCTGGCGAAGGCGGAGATGCTGCTCCCGTTCAATCTGGAGCTCGGGCCCCTCTTGCGTGCGACGTGGATCCGGCTGGATGCGAACGACCACGTGCTGGTGCTGATGCTGCACCACATCGTCTTCGACATCTGGTCCATGGGTGTGCTGGTGCGCGAGGTGATCGCGCTCTACGACGCCTTCAGCCACGGACGCCCGGCCGCGCTCCCGGCGCTGAAGCTCCAGTACGCCGATTGGGCGACCTGGCAGCGAGGGAGCGCGCAGCAGGCGGTGCTGGAGAAGCAGCTCGCGTACTGGCGGGAACGGCTCGAGGGACTGGAGATGCTGGATCTCCCGGCGGACCGTCCCCGGGGAGGGGCCGGCGTGCGAGGCGGGGCGCTCCCGTTCCGGATGCCGCAGGGCCCATGGGAGGGGCTGAAGGGCCTGGCGCGCAAGGAGGGTTTGACGCCCTTCATGGTGCTGCTGGCGGCGCTGGAGGTCGTGCTCGCGCGCGAGTCCGGACAGCATGACGTGGCGGTGGGAACGCCCGTCGCTGGCCGCAACCGCCGCGAGGTGGAAGGCCTGATCGGCTTCTTCGTCAACACGGTGGTGATGCGCACGGACTTGTCGGGCAACCCGACGCTGCGGGAGCTGCTCGCGCGCGTCCGCGAGACGTGCGTGGAAGCCTACGCGCGGCAGGACATTCCGTTGGAGCAGATCGTCGCGGCGCTCCAGCCGGGACGCGAGGCCGGGCAGACGCCGTTCTACCGGGTCTCGTTCAACTTCCAGAACGCGCCGCTGGCGGAGGTCCGCATCCCCGGGCTCGCGCTGCGTCCGATCATGATGGAGAGCGGGCTCGCGAAGCTCGACCTGAGCCTCCAACTCACGGAGGGAGCGGAAGGACTGACGGGCGTGTGGGAGTACAGCACGGACCTGTACGAGGAGCGGACGGTCCGCCGGTGGATGGAGAGCTACGAGCGAGTGGTGAAGGCGCTGGTGGAGAAGCCCGAGCAGCGGGTGGGGGAGGTGGAGTGGATGGGGTTGGAGGAGCGCCGGCGTGTGGTGGAGGAGTGGAACCGGACGGAGAAGGCGTACGGCGGGAAGGAGCAGTGCGGGCACGAAGTCTTCGAGGCGGTGGTGGACGCGACGCCGGAAGCGGAGGCGGTGAGGACGGGGGAAGGAGGGGTGAGGTACCGGGAGGTGGAGGAGAGGGCGAACCAACTGGCGCACCAGTTGAGGGGGCTGGGAGTGGGGCCGGAGGTGAGGGTGGGGCTGCTGGTGGAGCGGTCGGTGGAGTGGGTGGTGGGGATGATGGCGGTGCTGAAGGCGGGAGGAGCCTTCGTGCCGGTGGACGTGACGCTGCCGGCGCTGCGGGTGGGCGAGCTGCTGGAGGAGTCCGGCGCCGCCGTGGTGCTGACGCACGAAGCGATCGCGGACGAACTGCCCACCGGAAGCGCCGTGCTGGTCCTGTTGGATGGGGACCGTGAGCGAATTGCCCGTCAGCCGAAGACGCGGCCCGTGAAGCGAGTGGGTGCGGAGTCGCTGGCGTACGTGCTGTACACGTCGGGAAGCACGGGGAAGCCGAAGGGGGTGATGGTGCGGCACGGGGGCCTGGCGAACATGGCGCACGCGGTGGCCGAAGCGCACGGCGTGAAGCCGGAGGACCGGGTGCTGCAATTCGCCTCGCCGGGCTTCGACGCGTCGGTGGCGGAGGTCTTCTCGACGCTGGCGGCCGGGGCGAGCGTGTGCGTGGCGCCGCGCGAAGCGCTGATGCCGGGAGGGGCGCTGGAAGCGACGGTGAAGGAGTTGGGCGCGACGGTGGCGACGCTGACGCCCTCGGTGCTGGGGCAGGTGGAGGACGGAGGGCTGGAAGGGCTGCGCACGCTCATCTCCGCGGGGGAGGCGGTGTCGCCCGGGCTGGTGCGCAAGTGGAGCGAAGGGCGGCGGATGCTCAACGGGTACGGCCCGACGGAGGTGACGGTGTGCGCGAGCGTGGCGGCGTCACTGAAGGCGGAGCGGGTGACGGTGGGCAGGCCACTGGGGAACGTGCGGCTGTACGTGCTGGACGAGGCGCAGCGGCCGGTGGGGGTGGGGGTGGTGGGCGAGTTGTACGTGGGAGGCGCGGGGCTGGCGCGGGGTTACCTGGGGCAGCCCGGGCTGACAGCGGAGCGCTTCGTCCCGGACGGCTTCAGCGGTGAGGCGGGGAGCCGGCTGTACCGGACGGGGGATTTGGTGCGGTGGGGCGAGGAGGGGGAGGTGGAGTACGTGGGCCGGCGAGACGGGCAGGTGAAGGTGCGGGGGATGAGGTTGGAGGTGGGGGAGGTGGAGGGAGTGCTGGGGACGCATCCCGGGGTGAAGCAGGTGGCGGTGGTGGCGAGGAAGGAGGCCGGGGGGACGAAGCTGTGGGCGTACGTGGTGGGGGAGGTGGAGGCGGGCGCGCTGAGAGAATGGCTGCGCGAGCGGGTGCCGGAGCACATGGTGCCGGTGGTGTACGGGAGGCTGGAGGCGCTGCCGCTGACGGCGAGCGGGAAGGTGGACCGGGCGAAGCTGCCCGCGCTGACGGCGGAGGCCACGCCGCGCGCGCAAGCCTTCACCGCGCCGCGCACTCCCGTGGAGCAGCTCATCGCGGACCAGTGGGCGGAGCTGCTGAAGGTGGAGCGCGTCGGATTGACCGACAACTTCTTCGACCTTGGTGGCCACTCCCTCATTGGCACCCAGGTGGTCTCACGGCTGCGTGAACTCTTCGGCGTGGAGCTGCCGCTCCAGCAGGTCTTCGATGCGCCCACGGTCGAGCTGCTCGCGGCCCGAGTGGAGACGCTCCGTGCGCGAAGCGAAGGTGCGTCGGCGATGCCGCCGGTGGTTTCCGTCAGTCGAGCGGGAGAGCTGCCGCTGTCCTTCGCGCAGCAGCGCCTGTGGTTCCTGGATCGACTGGAGCCGGGCAGCCCGCTCTACAACGTGCCCGCAGCGGTGCGGATGTCGGGCGCTCTCGACGTAGGGGGACTGGAGCGGTGCTTCGCGGAGATCCTCCGCCGGCACGAAGTGCTGCGCACCACGTTCCCCGTGTCAGGGCAGACGCCCGTGCAGGAGATCCACGCCAAGGGACACCTTCCGTTGGAGGTGCGCGACCTGACCTCGCTGGATGAGTCACAGCGTCAACCGGAAGTGCTGCGTCTGGCCGAGGCGGAGGCCCGGAAGCCGTTCAATCTGTCGCAGGGGCCCCTGGTCCGCGCGGTGCTGTTGAGGCTCGGCGAAACGGAGCATGTGTTGCTCTTGACGATGCACCACATCATCTCCGACGCCTGGTCTACGGGGCTCCTTCTGCGGGAGCTGGGGGAACTCTATCCGGCGTATCTCACGGGTGAGCAGCCCTCGCTCCCGGAGCTGACGGTGCAGTACGCGGACTATGCCGCGTGGCAGCGGAGCTGGCTGAACGAGGAGCACCTGGCGTCGGAGCTGGGCTGGTGGAAGGCGCGGCTGGACGGGGCACCCGCGCTGCTGGAGCTGCCCGCGGATCACCCGCGTCCCGCGGTGAAGACGTACCGGGGTACGCACCGGGTCCAGCGCATGCCCGTGGAGCTCCAGGCGGGCGTCCGGCGTCTGGCCCGGAGCGAAGGCGCCACGCCGTTCATGGTGCTGCTGGCGGCCTTCAACGCCCTGCTGTCCCACCTGGCTGGCCGCGAAGACATCGTGATTGGCACGGACGTCGCGGGCCGCGATCACCGCGAGGTGGAGGGGCTGATCGGCTTCTTCATCAACCAGCTCGTGCTGCGCACCCGCGTGGAGCGGAGCGCGAGCTTCCGGGAACTGCTCGGCAGGGTGCGTGAGACGACGCTCTCGGCATACGCGCATCAACACGTGCCCTTCGAGAAGCTGGTGGAGGCGATCAACCCGGAGCGCAGCCTGGGCCACGCGCCACTCTTCCAGGTGAAGCTGTTGCTCCAGAACGCGCCGGTGCCGGAGCTGCGGCTGCCGGGGTTGAGCCTCCGGGGCGTCGACTTCGAGACCGGCACCGCGAAGCTGGACCTCATCGTCTCGTTCACGGAGGGAGCGGAAGGACTGACGGGCGTGTGGGAGTACAGCACGGACCTGTACGAGGAGCGGACGGTCCGCCGGTGGATGGAGGGCTATGAGCGGGTGGTGAAGGCGCTGGTGGAGAAGCCCGAGCAGCGGGTGGGGGAGGTGGAGTGGATGGGGTTGGAGGAGCGCCGGCGTGTGGTGGAGGAGTGGAACCGGACGGAGAAGGCGTACGGCGCGAAGGAGCAGTGTGGGCACGAAGTCTTCGAGGCGGTGGTGGACGCGACGCCGGAAGCGGAGGCGGTGAGGACGAGGGAAGGAGGGGTGAGGTACCGGGAGGTGGAGGAGAGGGCGAACCAACTGGCGCACCAGTTGAGGGGGCTGGGAGTGGGGCCGGAGGTGAGGGTGGGGCTGCTGGTGGAGCGGTCGGTGGAGTGGGTGGTGGGGATGATGGCGGTGCTGAAGGCGGGAGGAGCCTTCGTGCCGGTGGACGTGACGCTGCCGGCGCTGCGGGTGGGCGAGCTGCTGGAGGAGTCCGGCGTCGCCGTGGTGCTGACGCGTGAGGCATTGGCGGACGAACTGCCCACGGGCAACGCGGTGCTCGCGTTCGTGGATTCGGCGCGGGTCGCGAAGCAGCCGAAGACGCGGCTCGCGAAGCGAGTGGGTGCGGAGTCGCTGGCGTACGTGCTGTACACGTCGGGAAGCACGGGGAAGCCGAAGGGGGTGATGGTGCGGCACGGGGGCCTGGCGAACATGGCGCACGCGGTGGCCGAAGCGCACGGCGTGAAGCCGGAGGACCGGGTGCTGCAATTCGCCTCGCCGGGCTTCGACGCGTCGGTGGCGGAGGTCTTCTCGACGCTGGCGGCCGGGGCGAGCGTGTGCGTGGCGCCGCGCGAAGCGCTGATGCCGGGAGGGGCGCTGGAAGCGACGGTGAAGGAGTTGGGCGCGACGGTGGCGACGCTGACGCCCTCGGTGCTGGGGCAGGTGGAGGACGGAGGGCTGGAAGGACTGCGCACGCTCATCTCCGCGGGGGAAGCGGTGTCGCCCGGGCTGGTGCGCAAGTGGAGCGAAGGGCGGCGGATGCTCAACGGGTACGGCCCGACGGAGGTGACGGTGTGCGCGAGCGTGGCGGCGTCACTGAAGGCGGAGCGGGTGACGGTGGGCAGGCCGCTGGGGAACGTGCGGCTGTACGTGCTGGACGAGGCGCAGCGGCCGGTGGGGGTGGGGGTGGTGGGCGAGTTGTACGTGGGAGGCGCGGGGCTGGCGCGGGGTTACCTGGGGCAGCCCGGGCTGACGGCGGAGCGCTTCGTCCCGGATGGCTTCAGCGGTGAGGCGGGAGGCCGGCTGTACCGGACGGGGGATTTGGTGCGGTGGGGCGAGGAGGGGGAGGTGGAGTACGTGGGCCGGCGAGACGGGCAGGTGAAGGTGCGGGGGATGAGGTTGGAGGTGGGGGAGGTGGAGGGAGTGCTGGGGACGCACCCCGGGGTGAAGCAGGTGGCGGTGGTGGCGAGGAAGGAGGCCGGGGGGACGAAGCTGTGGGCGTACGTGGTGGGGGAGGTGGAGGCGGGCGCGCTGAGAGAATGGCTGCGCGAGCGGGTGCCGGAGCACATGGTGCCGGTGGCGTACGGGAGGCTGGAGGCGCTGCCGCTGACGGCGAGCGGGAAGGTGGACCGGGCGAAGCTGCCCGCGCTGACGGCGGAGGCCACGCCGCGCGCGCAAGCCTTCACCGCGCCGCGCACTCCCGTGGAGCAGCTCATCGCGGACCAGTGGGCGGAGCTGCTGAAGGTGGAGCGCGTCGGATTGACCGACAACTTCTTCGACCTTGGTGGCCACTCCCTCATCGCGACCCAGGTCGTGACGCGGATCGGTGCGCTCTTCGGCAGGGAGCTCGCGCTCGCGGATCTCTTCGAACGCCCAACGGTGTCCGCGCTGGCGGAGCTCCTCCAGGCATCCGGTACCAACCAGGGCGCGAAGCCGCTCCCGCCCGTCGAGCGCACGCCGCCCACCGACACGCTCCCGCTGTCGTTCAGCCAGGAGGTCTACTGGTCTCCGGAGCAGGGGGGCGCCGCGAGCGTGCACAACGCATCCCCGGTCGTGCTGGGCCTGGGCGGCATGCTGGACGCGGCCGCCCTGAAGCGCGGCGTCGAGGAGATCGTCCGCCGTCACGAGAGCCTGCGCACCGCGTTCCCCACCGTGGATGGAAAACCACGGCAGCACATCCTGCCGCCCGGTCCCGTCCCGTTCGAGGTGGAGGCGCTCGATGCACTGCCCGCGGCGGAGCGGGAAGCGGAGGCCCTGCGCCGCGCACGCGTGCAGATGGACCGCCCCTTCGATCTGGAGCGCGGCCCTCTGCTGCGGTGTCACCTGTACCGGCTCGACGCCGAACAGCACGTGCTGCTGGTCAACATGCACCACGCGGTGACCGACTTCGTGTCGTTCTCCGTCTTCGCGGGTGAGCTCGCGGTGCTCTACGCCGCCTTCCGGGAGGGCCGCGAGTCGCCCCTGCCGGAGCTGCCCATCCAGTACCAGGACTTCACCCGGTGGCAGCGCGCGTGGCTGAGGGACGGCGCGCTGGAGCACCTGCGGACGTACTGGGCCCGGACGCTGTCGGGGCCCCCCGAGGACGTGCGGCTCCCCCTGGACTTCCCTCGGCCGGAGAAGGCGTCGCTGCGCGGGGCGAGCCTCGACCTCGTCCTACCGCCGGAGCTGGTCGCCCGGCTGAAGCAGCTCTGCCGCGCTGAAGGCGTCACGCTCTTCATGGTGTTGCTGTCCGCGTTCCAGGTCCTGCTGTCGCGCCGCGCGAACCAGGAGGACATCCGCGTCGGCTTCGCGCACGCCCAGCGTCCGCGCCCGGAGCTGGAGCCGTTGATCGGCATGTTCGCCGGCTACCTCGTCATCCGCGCGCGGATGGAGCCAGGGCTCGCGCCGCGCGAGGCGCTGGCCCGCGTCCGCACGGCCTACCTGGAGGCATTCGCGCACCAGGGGCTGCCTCACTCGGAGCTGGTCAAGGTGCTGCCCGGGCTCTGCCGGATCGGCTTCACCTTCTCCGACCGCGAAGGGAACGCTCCCCAGGTGCCCGGCCTCGAAGTGCGGCCCCTGATGCGCAGCCGGGGCTGGACGCTCTACGACCTGAAGCTCGGCGTCTCCGACACGCCGGGCGGACTCATCGCCACGCTCGAATACAAGGTCGACCTGTTCCGTACGGACACCATCGCCGAGCTCCTGCACGCGTGGCGGCAGGTCCTCCAATCCTTCTGTGACGCCTTCCCCCCATCCACCTCGAGGAACCAGCCATGA